One window of Physeter macrocephalus isolate SW-GA unplaced genomic scaffold, ASM283717v5 random_996, whole genome shotgun sequence genomic DNA carries:
- the SMIM5 gene encoding small integral membrane protein 5, protein MAASDLALEMRSIGERLLHKLQRLPQAEPVEIAAFSVLVIFTATVLLLLLTAAGYRCCRPGRGGRRALVGPVTPP, encoded by the exons ATGGCAGCCTCCGACCTTGCGCTGGAGATGCGCTCCATAGGGGAGAGGCTGCTGCACAAGCTGCAGAGGCTGCCCCAGGCCGAGCCCGTGGAGATCGCGGCCTTCTCGGTCCTTGTCATTTTCACAG ccaccgtgctgctgctcctgctgacAGCCGCCGGCTACCGCTGCTGCCGCCCTGGGCGGGGGGGCAGGAGGGCCCTGGTGGGACCCGTGACCCCACCATGA